AGAGTAGCTGTAAGTGTTATTtaaaatcgataataataagattatagAAAGCAACACAGATCATAAGCATGACAAAATTGACGAAAATATTAGTAAGCGGCAAGCGCTGAGCTTTTAATTCCTTAAAAAGGAAAGCTGTTTAAGATGTTTTTGCGAAGCCTTCAAAATTAATTCGCAGAGAGTTGAAACACGGAGATATAAGTACTTTAACGAATAATGACTTATCTCTAATACGGCATAATATACATCGAGCTTTCATCCTTCACTGCCAAAAAGCGCCATGGAAACACACGCAATTTCAGAATCTATGAACTACACAACTAATGACAATGAAcagtttatatttgttattaatagcGTGAGTTCTATTATAGGTTTTTCTACTGAACGTAATTTGAACGTTTTATGTGACGTCACGGACATTTATATGGATAGGACTTTTAATGTCTGCCCTAAGTACTTTACTCAACTTTTTACCATTCATGGATTTAAAGATGACGTATATATACCACTTGTATTTTTCTTGCTACCCGACAAACAAAAGATCACTTACGAGCTAgcgttaaaatatttggttgaTCACTGTAGTTTGCACGGTATGACAATCGCACCTGTTCAAGTATTCATAGATTTTGAGATTGCGATTCATATGGCAGTAGAGAGCGTGTGGCCAACATCACAAATATTCGAGGGTGCAGATTTCATCTAGCCCAAAGTTGGTGGCGGAAAATTCAGAATCTAGGTCTCTCGGAAATTTACAAAGACACTAGTTCAGAAAACGAAACcggtaatttttgaaattattttttggccTACCTTTTTTAAGGCCAATTAGGGgcgtatttagatatttttttttttttgggggggggggggggctgtggTATTTTCTCCAACTAAAATTCCCTAATTCAGcctattaaaaataagagtTAGAAAATTactacacaattttaatttttgtcatgatttttaatgttttcaaaaaattaataatgaaataatatataataataataataataatacgatattaatataacaaatcaaatcaaatttaaatttctttctttgCCACTGTTAGcaaatttatctaataaaatgtcaTCTGGTACGTCAATGTCTTTATGAATAGCTAAAAGGGCAAGTCCCACTATTCTAGATTCTGAAGTTGTATTTTTTAAGTACGTTTTGAGTCTTCTCAACGTCGAAAAGCTACGCTCAGTTGTAGCGGTGAACACTGGTATTATAGCTAGTATTTTTAGTAATTCATACATGTTTGGATACATAAAATTATCACAGACACTCAAAGCCTCTATAGCAGTTGTGGGCCTTAAGTTGTCTTCAATATTCTTCCACTTAGCTTGCCAAATTTCGTACTCTGCTTCTATAACGTCATTTAGCCCCGGTAaatcattttcataaaattcaacagatttttttaaataagaaaatggtTTTTCAACTACAATATTTGGTAAGACATATTGTAATGAAGTTATAGTTTCATTGTGAGGTATAAATCTTTCATTTAATGCCATCATCAAATCGTCCAAGTACggtataaaaatagattttttgtaatattcttCAATGTTGTTAGATGGTACATTGCTTCTATTTCTTTGACTGCTACAAATACGAGGCATTTTTGGCTCAATATTTAACTTTTCAGCAACATCTTTGgcttctttataaatattgttaaattttaaatcaacgtTTTCTCTTATGGATTGAAACACAGAAATTACACCAGAAACTTGATTAAGagcattaaataaatcaatattttcgcTTTGTAAATATTtcgataaattataagtataacttaataatttactagacacacaaatagatattaaaaaatttaagttgcAAATACAATGTAAAAGGCTATTAGCTCTTTTTGAAGAATCGGTCCCAGAACATTCACTTTGCACTTCTTCTAATGCAGCTACAACGGGTTCTACAAATTCTTTAAAAAGTATAACTGCTTCATGGCGTAACACCCAGCGAGTTTCACATAAAGATTTCAATTTTGTAGATTGTGAATTTggtttaatttcttttattttattttttaggactGTAGTTCGTTTTGCCGAACTGTTAAAAAAAGAACAGCATTCACTTATTATACCAAAAGCATTTCGAATACCTTGAGATTTTGTAGCATCCGATAAACAAAGATTTAGTGAGTGTGATACACAATGTGTGTATAATGCTTTTGGGTACATATCTTTAATTATTGCCTGAACACCTCTAAAACGACCACGCATTGCTGCAGCCCCGTCGTAACCCTGACCTCGCATTTTATTCAAATCAAAAccaatttatttaatgtttcttTAATCGTGTTAGCCAAACCTTCACCAGATAGATCATATACCGGAACAAATGTAAGAAAATCTTCTCGAATTGAAAAAACCTGCTCGTCAACATAACGAATACATAATGAGAACTGTTCAATTTGAGAAATATCAGTTGTTTCGTCTGCaagtattgtataaaaattagtttttgaaacTCTTTCAAGAATTTTTGACTGAATTAAATCaccaaacaaatttattatttcgttttgtaTAAGTGGACTTGTATACATAGATTTACAACCACTAGTTTCCAAATGTTCTTTTAACACGTTGTCACCATTTTTCGAGCGATTTCGAAGCAAACAACGGAAATTACCATCGTTATTTTTTGGTTCTTCTAAAGAAATTCTACCAGAATCGTCGTGCCCCGTAACGCTATTTGCTGTCTACCACATAACCGAATTGTTTGAATAATTGGCTTAAGTTTTGCGCGATTTTTTATAACTTCATCTTTTCGTTTACTATTTAattgtactaatatattatcttgttttttttctaaaattgctTTTATGTTGTCAGCAGTAAGTAACGAATTTTTATGGTAATCATTTTTTTCGTGATTTCTAAAGTCTTCCAATGCGTCTTTTAACTTTGTCAAGGGTTTCAAAACAAGTT
This genomic window from Metopolophium dirhodum isolate CAU chromosome 1, ASM1992520v1, whole genome shotgun sequence contains:
- the LOC132934156 gene encoding 52 kDa repressor of the inhibitor of the protein kinase-like gives rise to the protein MPRICSSQRNRSNVPSNNIEEYYKKSIFIPYLDDLMMALNERFIPHNETITSLQYVLPNIVVEKPFSYLKKSVEFYENDLPGLNDVIEAEYEIWQAKWKNIEDNLRPTTAIEALSVCDNFMYPNMYELLKILAIIPVFTATTERSFSTLRRLKTYLKNTTSESRIVGLALLAIHKDIDVPDDILLDKFANSGKERNLNLI